The Theileria annulata chromosome 3, complete sequence, *** SEQUENCING IN PROGRESS *** genome has a segment encoding these proteins:
- a CDS encoding uncharacterized protein (note;~Tap-24g11.q1c.cand.170 - score = 16.13) — protein MSFFNEPYDVQLILGLTLVGVPDSWDDEKLAGYMKSYSYAFGSNEVSIMSVFIENAGKSERKAHITCNNLYSKQKLLKIRLIPVICGEESKFCQIITVRPYCFWMSFNPDSYPVPYMLPKYGSQDLSYELVEAKMLLHKNNIHPSIVTCLMELNLLPKDGGYWSASEAIVIWLGLKEENPTLYNFLEEMLSKIKMTASTFEPYPYEVDDELVYAPRWEQLLIQYNNDFLWPWEDINTYNKLHIKPKGCIRYESSRKRWVVDLSLEGRRLQKCFHESYYGLVGGLAEALKWRLEYLRNRNKEPTAESELKSISDVLDKVFQIDVDNSQKMLLIEVLKRPVEGFEQVCPREQIEQLIAEKIQRKDNSYNFLN, from the exons ATGAGTTTTTTTAACGAACCTTATGATGTTCAGCTCATTCTAGGACTAACTCTCGTCGGAGTTCCAGATTCATG GGATGATGAAAAGTTGGCTGGGTATATGAAAAGTTACAGCTACGCTTTTGGGTCAAATGAAGTCTCAATAATGTCAGTTTTTATAGAAAATGCAGGTAAATCGGAACGTAAAGCACACATCACTTGCAATAATCTCTACTCGAAACAA AAATTACTGAAGATAAGATTGATTCCGGTGATCTGCGGTGAAGAGAGTAAATTTTGCCAAATAATTACTGTTAGGCCCTACTGTTTTTGGATGTCGTTTAACCCTGATTCTTACCCGGTGCCTTACATGCTTCCCAAGTACGGATCACAGGACCTCTCCTATGAACTCGTCGAGGCGAAGATGTTATTACACAAAAACAACATTCATCCGTCAATTGTTACTTGCCTTATGGAACTCAATTTATTGCCTAAAG ATGGAGGGTATTGGAGTGCGTCAGAGGCGATAGTAATTTGGTTAGGTTTAAAAGAGGAAAATCCGACATTGTACAACTTTTTGGAGGAGATGTTGTCGAAGATAAAGATGACGGCATCTACCTTTGAGCCCTACCCGTACGAAGTCGACGACGAACTAGTCTACGCCCCAAGATGGGAACAACTCTTAATACAATACAACAACGATTTCCTCTGGCCTTGGGAAGATATTAATACatacaataaattacacattaaacCAAAAG GTTGTATAAGGTATGAAAGTAGTAGGAAGCGTTGGGTAGTTGACTTGTCATTAGAGGGTCGAAGACTTCAGAAATGCTTCCACGAGTCGTACTACGGGCTTGTCGGGGGTTTAGCAGAGGCACTCAAGTGGCGTTTGGAGTACCTAAGGAACAGAAACAAGGAACCAACAGCGGAGTCTGAACTTAAAAGTATCTCCGACGTGTTGGACAAAGTCTTTCAAATCGACGTCGACAACAGCCAAAAAATGCTCCTCATTGAGGTCTTAAAGAGGCCAGTCGAGGGCTTCGAACAGGTCTGTCCAAGGGAACAAATCGAGCAACTCATAGCAGAAAAAATACAAAGGAAAGATAACtcatataattttttaaattga
- a CDS encoding U6 snRNA-associated Sm-like protein, putative (2 probable transmembrane helices predicted for TA04440 by TMHMM2.0 at aa 7-29 and 74-96) codes for MYLHITILHIFYSIPNICSVFVISVDGRVFVGVLKGFDQLTNLVLYNCLERVYHPDAPVEELELGIYLLRGDNMYRIYITLFIQIINFLNLVYWLEKSMLTLIEACLALKRCP; via the exons ATGTACCTCCATATCactattttacacattttttacTCAATTCctaatattt GTAGTGTATTTGTTATATCCGTTGATGGTAGGGTGTTTGTCGGTGTACTGAAGGGGTTTGACCAACTGACGAATCTGGTACTGTACAACTGTTTGGAGCGAGTTTATCACCCCGACGCGCCAGTAGAGGAATTGGAGCTTGGAATCTACCTTTTACGCGGCGATAACATGTACCGTATATATAttactttatttattcaaattataaattttttaaatttagtgTACTGGTTGGAGAAGTCGATGTTGACGTTGATAGAAGCATGTCTGGCATTGAAGCGTTGCCCATAA
- a CDS encoding protein disulfide isomerase, putative (note;~Tap-24g11.q1c.cand.171 - score = 49.51;~1 probable transmembrane helix predicted for TA04450 by TMHMM2.0 at aa 7-26;~Signal peptide predicted for TA04450 by SignalP 2.0 HMM (Signal peptide probability 0.785, signal anchor probability 0.190) with cleavage site probability 0.384 between residues 26 and 27), translating into MGKFRDIIHIFICLLILFNSGSFLYGSNPFCEAKSEADEVKVLTDDTFDKFLAENKLVMVKFYADWCVHCKNLAPEYSKAAKMLKDENSDVVFAKVRNEEGVNLMERFNVRGFPTLYFFKSGTEIEYPGSRDASGLVSWVKELSTPGVKFVEDASELPLDKVFVVSYSDYTLSDLDSGSVSPLFLKFVKESDKYRSYFGFYNLPHSRKDKSVWNKWRSTEEWSKWKEFSQKHSDLKELTEALSRQEEEYKKREPKEEFVVHQPSEGYTLFEGSTEEELEKFLSRETLPLFAEIDQENYMRFITSGMDLVWFCGTKSDYDKYKDVFTKVARVLRHKSTFVWVDSEKFGTIKEVFLLTQLPAVAYQTPTGRYLLQPNAEESVKGTKSYNFETFDSLLEFYHDVKVGLVPKSVRSEEEPKDNDGPVKVVVGNTLEKLFDLKKNVLLMIHAPHCQHCKNFLPVYQEFATVNKDNDSLIVATFNGDANESSMEEVNWDSFPTLLYFKAGERVPVKFAGERTAEGLREFVTQNGGFVEDIHTEL; encoded by the exons ATGGGGAAGTTCAGGgatataattcatattttcatttgtttattaattttgttcAATTCTGGATCCTTTTTGTACGGATCGAATCCGTTTTGTGAAGCCAAAAGTGAAGCAGATGAAGTTAAAGTCCTGACTGATGATACCTTCGATAAATTCCTGGCCGAAAATAAGTTGGTTATGGTCAAATTCTACGCTGACTG GTGTGTACATTGTAAGAATTTGGCTCCGGAATATTCAAAGGCAGCTAAGATGCTTAAAGATGAGAACTCGGATGTCGTCTTTGCGAAGGTCAGGAACGAAGAGGGCGTGAATCTCATGGAACGCTTCAATGTCAGAGGCTTTCCAACACTCTATTTCTTTAAAAGCGGAACAGAAATTGAATATCCAGGCTCAAGAGAT gCGAGTGGGTTAGTGTCGTGGGTTAAGGAGTTGTCGACACCCGGAGTCAAGTTTGTGGAAGACGCTTCAGAGTTGCCATTGGACAAAGTTTTTGTTGTCTCATATTCAGACTACACTTTGTCAGATCTTGACTCAGGATCAGTCTCACCACTCTTCCTCAAATTCGTTAAGGAATCTGATAAGTATCGCTCATACTTTGGTTTCTACAACCTGCCACACAGCCGCAAGGACAAAAGTGTCTGGAACAAGTGGCGTTCAACTGAAGAGTGGTCAAAGTGGAAAGAGTTTTCCCAAAAACATAGTGATTTGAAGGAACTAACAGAAGCCTTGAGTAGGCAAGAAGAAGAGTATAAGAAAAGAGAACCTAAAGAAGAATTTGTAGTACATCAGCCCTCAGAAGGTTATACATTATTTGAAGGAAGCACCGAAGAAGAACTTGAGAAGTTTCTCTCCAGGGAAACCTTACCACTATTTGCAGAAATTGACCAGGAAAACTACATGAGGTTCATAACCTCTGGCATGGATTTGGTCTGGTTCTGCGGAACAAAGTCAGACTACGACAAATATAAGGACGTTTTCACAAAGGTGGCAAGAGTACTCCGTCACAAAAGCACCTTCGTCTGGGTTGATTCAGAGAAGTTTGGAACAATAAAGGAGGTGTTTTTACTCACCCAACTGCCCGCAGTTGCATACCAGACACCCACAGGCCGTTATTTATTACAACCAAATGCTGAAG aATCAGTGAAAGGAACAAAGTCGTATAATTTTGAGACGTTCGACTCACTGCTCGAATTCTACCACGATGTGAAGGTAGGATTGGTGCCAAAATCAGTAAGAAGTGAGGAAGAACCAAAGGATAACGATGGGCCAGTTAAAGTTGTAGTTGGAAACACACTAGAGAAGTTGTTTGACTTAAAGAAGAACGTACTTTTGATGATCCACGCACCGCATTGCCAACACTGCAAGAACTTCTTGCCAGTGTACCAAGAGTTCGCAACAGTGAACAAGGACAACGACTCTCTGATCGTTGCCACCTTCAACGGCGATGCAAACGAGTCGAGCATGGAGGAGGTCAACTGGGACTCCTTCCCGACTCTACTCTATTTCAAGGCAGGCGAGCGAGTCCCGGTAAAGTTCGCAGGAGAACGCACAGCCGAAGGCCTAAGAGAGTTTGTTACGCAAAACGGCGGATTCGTCGAAGATATCCACACTGAACTATAA
- a CDS encoding dehydrodolichyl diphosphate synthase, putative (note;~Tap-24g11.q1c.cand.172 - score = 9.76), which produces MIFVMKPMLKVDHMALIMDGNRRYAKNLNLQQSQGHLNGFNKLLEILEFSSLVGLKVITIFAFSLLNFSRTRKEISDLLNLFVDPSGPKSQLEELCERIGCRIRFCGDFSFLGQDIKQILNDVQSKTNHYNKMTLNLCASYGGRNEIINALNKINPKNDTNSSDFKSLKEQYYRNLYTGDFTPPNLLIRTSGESRLSDFLIYQVP; this is translated from the exons ATGATATTCGTTATGAAGCCGATGCTTAAGGTGGACCACATGGCCCTGATAATGGATGGGAACAGAAGGTACGCAAAGAATCTCAACTTGCAACAATCCCAGGGACATCTAAACGGCTTCAATAAACTCCTAGAA ATACTGGAGTTTAGTAGCCTGGTTGGATTGAAGGTGATAACGATATTTGCCTTCTCTCTGTTAAACTTTAGCAGGACTCGGAAGGAAATCTCAGACCTACTCAATCTTTTTGTTGACCCTTCAGGCCCTAAATCTCAACTTGa GGAATTGTGTGAAAGAATAGGATGTCGAATAAGGTTTTGTGGTGATTTCTCATTTTTAGGCCAAGATATAAAACAGATTTTAAACGATGTTCAGTCGAAAACTAATCATTACAACAA GATGACGTTAAACTTGTGTGCCTCATACGGCGGTAGAAATGAAATTATCAACGCtctaaacaaaattaaccCAAAAAATGATACTAATTCCAGTGATTTTAAGAGTCTAAAAGAGCAAtattatagaaatttatACACTGGTGATTTCACACCTCCAAATCTACTCATTAGAACTTCCGGTGAATCAAGATTATCTGATTTTCTCATCTACCAAGTACCTTAA
- a CDS encoding Tpr-related protein family member, putative (note;~Tap-24g11.q1c.cand.173 - score = 13.73;~4 probable transmembrane helices predicted for TA04460 by TMHMM2.0 at aa 22-44, 187-209, 224-246 and 291-313), producing MTTSAADPNPTKNYKPDDDDKALQIVAYMFAGLAMMLNIRLSYSAAPFALLRFKLPENLFSVFVRRIASALELWCLPSIAVGNIVDMAMKLCTTEKATYDNSFPAKLKDNTDEEKLIHTKWIKFNCIIVPSILNMCSGGSSSSGRLTASTKYNSLKDSDDNGRHARQLWHILPSDQYDPNDKPHPEIVSPALMVIVGMGLVYAIYPGIAPGMIVPFYLIDKIEMVLLIATIFPPVIVSTLIRVPATQPYSPKSANQYETPGRTTKPFGGWRHYHLTDAAQDTTRADTYNTFWHFIDVMIILKISLAAIFIYSLHYRVTKLNVVVNWDYLVFFSMFLL from the exons ATGACTACTTCTGCTGCTGATCCTAATCCTACTAAGAATTATAAGCCAGATGATGATGACAAAGCTCTACAGATTGTGGCTTACATGTTTGCTGGTCTAGCTATGATGCTTAATATTAGGCTTTCATACAGTGCTGCACCATTTGCCTTGTTAAGGTTTAAGTTACCTGAGAATCTTTTCAGTGTATTTGTTAGAAGAATTGCTAGTGCGCTAGAGCTTTGGTGTCTGCCTAGCATTGCCGTTGGTAATATTGTGGATATGGCCATGAAACTCTGTACAACAGAAAAGGCCACCTACGACAACAGCTTCCCTGCTAAGCTCAAAGACAACACTGATGAAGAAAAGCTCATCCATACCAAATGGATCAAGTTCAACTGCATCATTGTTCCTTCCATCCTGAATATGTG CTCCGGCGGCAGCAGCAGCAGCGGTCGTCTAACCGCTAGTACCAAATACAATAGTCTCAAAGATTCTGATGACAATGGTCGTCATGCCCGACAACTCTGGCATATACTCCCTTCCGATCAGTATGATCCTAACGATAAACCTCACCCAGAAATAGTTTCTCCTGCACTTATGGTTATTGTTGGTATGGGTCTAGTTTATGCTATTTATCCTGGTATTGCACCTGGTATGATTGTACCATTCTATCTCATTGATAAAATCGAGATGGTACTCCTCATTGCTACAATATTTCCTCCGGTCATTGTTTCCACACTAATCAGAGTCCCTGCTACTCAGCCGTATTCACCTAAATCCGCAAACCAATACGAAACACCAGGACGTACAACAAAACCATTTGGAGGGTGGAGGCACTATCACCTGACTGACGCAGCCCAAGACACCACTCGTGCTGATACCTATAATACGTTCTGGCATTTCATTGATGTCATGATTATCCTTAAGATATCTCTTGCAgcaatatttatttattctttgCATTATAGAGTGACCAAATTGAATGTGGTAGTTAATTGGGATTATTTGGTTTTCTTCTCAATGTTTTTATTATGA
- a CDS encoding Tpr-related protein family member, putative (note;~Tap-24g11.q1c.cand.174 - score = 16.66;~11 probable transmembrane helices predicted for TA04465 by TMHMM2.0 at aa 26-48, 77-99, 143-165, 177-199, 204-226, 239-261, 297-319, 332-350, 379-401, 421-443 and 448-470), whose product MPNCPVCDKHAGKNAGDDPGMGDGCWLLMSAYILAGLAMMLNIRLSYSSAPYALIRFKLPENLFSVFVRRMASSLELWCLPGFILTDAIDLCLKGYWHYYDYNQHYNLKSDGGPDYGNPKHAGNLHISSGSDLKPAREHKFHWIIIPSIIAQWLNFATYVILLIVYRGGGEEGYLTRFYWIIAISGFVFGISNPMVYAVDFNYIPIYIAGENCFPALTSFIHYLATLAFGNRRKWNSDYLLVYIDIWVAIIISFVAAAVWTVGYGIFKDTTKAGGGTAPYGHIFTFGFGSTNAQPSLAAPLLIVLVGMGLVYAIYPGIAPGMIVPFYLIDKIEMVLLIATIFPPLIVAVLRKTSTAFGDPRSPACGWDGDNFGQGTGAFWQVFDLVVPLMIILAYIFIYSIHYRDSNLSRSIVNQPKMSTALTIIFYMCHEISLAVGFAGMIGNGAEYTVIAQLVGAFLMVFLALYSEGYIIKYKSHDHAHWPTTGMTVWNALCYWCERSSKITNKFFKQLRFAVFFNKLFNRC is encoded by the coding sequence ATGCCGAATTGTCCTGTATGTGATAAGCATGCCGGTAAGAATGCTGGTGATGATCCTGGTATGGGTGATGGCTGTTGGTTACTCATGTCTGCTTATATTCTTGCCGGTTTAGCTATGATGCTTAATATTCGACTTTCATATAGTTCTGCTCCATATGCACTTATTAGATTCAAGTTACCTGAGAATCTATTTAGTGTCTTTGTCAGAAGAATGGCCAGTTCTCTGGAACTTTGGTGTCTACCAGGTTTCATACTTACTGACGCAATAGACCTATGTCTTAAAGGATACTGGCACTATTATGACTACAATCAACACTATAATCTCAAAAGCGACGGCGGCCCCGACTACGGCAATCCCAAACACGCTGGTAATCTACACATATCCAGCGGCAGCGACCTCAAACCTGCCAGAGAACATAAGTTCCACTGGATCATAATTCCTTCCATTATTGCTCAGTGGTTAAACTTTGCCACATATGTCATTTTATTGATTGTATATCGTGGTGGTGGTGAGGAAGGTTATTTAACTCGTTTCTATTGGATTATCGCAATATCCGGTTTTGTTTTTGGTATCAGTAATCCAATGGTTTATGCTGTGGACTTTAATTATATTCCTATCTATATTGCTGGTGAAAACTGTTTTCCAGCACTAACCTCATTCATACATTATTTGGCAACTTTGGCTTTTGGTAATAGAAGGAAATGGAACTCTGACTACCTACTTGTCTACATTGATATTTGGGTTGCCATCATAATATCCTTTGTAGCAGCTGCTGTCTGGACAGTAGGATACGGAATCTTCAAAGATACTACAAAAGCTGGTGGTGGTACTGCTCCCTATGGTCACATATTTACATTTGGTTTTGGTAGTACTAATGCCCAGCCATCTTTGGCCGCTCCATTACTGATTGTCCTAGTTGGTATGGGTCTAGTTTATGCTATTTATCCTGGTATTGCACCTGGTATGATTGTACCATTCTATCTCATTGATAAAATCGAGATGGTACTCCTCATTGCTACCATATTTCCACCATTGATTGTTGCTGTACTAAGGAAAACTAGTACTGCATTTGGTGATCCTCGGTCACCAGCATGTGGATGGGATGGTGATAACTTTGGTCAAGGCACTGGTGCATTCTGGCAAGTCTTTGATCTCGTGGTTCCTCTTATGATCATTCTAGCctatatattcatttattctATTCACTATAGAGATTCCAATTTATCTCGTTCCATTGTTAATCAACCTAAGATGTCCACCGCACTCACtatcatattttatatgtgtcaTGAGATCTCACTAGCTGTAGGATTTGCTGGTATGATAGGTAATGGAGCTGAATATACAGTGATAGCTCAGCTAGTAGGCGCATTCTTGATGGTCTTCCTTGCTCTTTATTCAGAGGGTTacattataaaatataagaGCCACGACCACGCACACTGGCCCACAACGGGCATGACTGTGTGGAACGCATTGTGTTACTGGTGTGAAAGGTCAAgtaaaataacaaataaattttttaaacaattaagATTCGCagtatttttcaataaattattcaatagATGTTGA